A genomic window from Thalassoroseus pseudoceratinae includes:
- a CDS encoding prolyl oligopeptidase family serine peptidase gives MKLRLAVVCLLLCCLGPLRGIADADGPKDNHPDNVRAVPPIGIELDAETTQKLYDQLQPIEDGIERLKKSHQQPQTIDLLPDVEIFTRAVRGAIEHREFYSKNDVKHAAELLNIAANRLKQLAAGKTPWTKETGLVVRGFRSQLDGTVQPYGLVVPESFATATHTPHRCDIWLHGRGERSLENQFLWQRLHSAGQYTPAKTFVLHPYGRYSNAFKFAGEIDVLEALEHVQSQYPIDADRIGMRGFSMGGAGCWQLAVHYADRWFATNPGAGFSETPLFLKSFQKETLHPKPWEETLWRWYDCPGYAANLTQLPTIAYSGENDIQKQAADVMEAALNYEGIDLLHVIGPKTGHRIHPESKTIISAKWDSLAERGRNRFPNRLRFTTFTLRYNRMHWLTVDALEQHWEEARVNARIDGSQVFVEPRNVAAFTLEFPAGHAPFPTDKPVHVKIGEQNFRQRPKSDGSWKFSVVKTDGKWSTGEFEKTLRKQHALQGPIDDAFMDSFIFVRPTGTAAHAAVGKWVDRELNRAIGEWRRQFRGDVRIVDDVELTPEQIASNHLVLWGDPSSNAVIRKVIGKLPIEWDEDTLATDDFTGTPQTQVPVMIYPNPLNQNRYVVLNSGPTYREYAYLNNARQVPMLPDWAIVDVTDSKSEEWPLSRWPGQITQAGFFDENWRFRKSTD, from the coding sequence ATGAAACTGCGACTTGCGGTCGTTTGCTTGCTGTTGTGCTGTCTAGGCCCGTTGCGGGGTATCGCCGACGCCGACGGTCCTAAAGACAATCATCCCGATAACGTCCGCGCGGTTCCGCCAATCGGAATCGAATTGGATGCTGAAACCACACAGAAATTGTATGACCAACTTCAACCGATCGAAGATGGCATCGAACGATTGAAGAAGTCGCATCAACAGCCACAAACGATTGATTTGCTTCCCGATGTCGAGATCTTCACGCGGGCCGTTCGGGGAGCCATCGAACACCGTGAGTTCTATTCCAAGAACGACGTCAAGCACGCCGCAGAGTTGCTAAACATCGCAGCCAACCGACTTAAACAACTTGCCGCCGGAAAAACTCCCTGGACGAAAGAAACCGGCTTGGTCGTGCGAGGATTCCGTTCCCAACTGGACGGAACCGTGCAGCCTTACGGACTTGTTGTTCCGGAATCGTTTGCAACCGCAACACACACACCGCATCGCTGCGACATCTGGTTACACGGACGGGGCGAACGGTCGCTTGAAAACCAATTCCTCTGGCAGCGTTTGCATTCTGCCGGTCAGTACACACCTGCAAAAACCTTCGTGCTACATCCGTATGGACGGTACTCGAATGCATTCAAATTCGCTGGGGAAATCGACGTGCTCGAAGCGTTGGAGCACGTGCAATCGCAATACCCGATCGATGCCGACCGCATCGGCATGCGAGGCTTTTCCATGGGCGGAGCAGGGTGCTGGCAACTCGCGGTGCACTACGCAGACCGCTGGTTCGCAACCAATCCCGGTGCGGGGTTTAGCGAAACGCCGTTATTCCTGAAGTCATTTCAGAAGGAGACCCTGCACCCCAAACCCTGGGAAGAAACATTGTGGCGATGGTACGACTGCCCCGGCTACGCAGCCAATTTGACGCAGCTTCCGACGATTGCTTACAGCGGCGAAAACGACATCCAAAAGCAAGCGGCCGATGTTATGGAAGCAGCACTCAACTACGAGGGCATCGATCTGCTGCACGTGATTGGTCCCAAGACGGGACACAGAATTCACCCGGAATCGAAGACGATCATCTCGGCAAAGTGGGACAGCCTCGCAGAACGTGGACGCAACCGATTTCCGAACCGTCTCCGGTTTACGACATTCACTTTGCGTTACAATCGGATGCACTGGCTGACAGTGGACGCCCTGGAACAACACTGGGAAGAAGCTCGTGTCAATGCCCGTATCGACGGATCACAAGTCTTCGTCGAACCACGAAACGTCGCCGCGTTCACGCTTGAGTTTCCTGCTGGTCACGCTCCGTTTCCGACAGACAAACCAGTGCATGTCAAAATTGGCGAGCAAAACTTTAGGCAGCGGCCGAAATCCGACGGGTCCTGGAAATTCTCGGTCGTCAAGACCGATGGAAAATGGTCCACCGGAGAATTCGAAAAGACACTCCGAAAACAGCACGCCTTACAAGGACCGATTGATGACGCTTTTATGGATTCGTTCATCTTCGTGCGGCCGACGGGTACGGCGGCACACGCGGCCGTCGGCAAGTGGGTGGATCGTGAATTGAATCGAGCCATTGGTGAATGGCGACGCCAGTTCCGTGGCGATGTGCGAATTGTGGATGATGTCGAACTCACACCGGAACAGATTGCTTCGAACCACCTCGTACTGTGGGGTGATCCTTCTTCCAACGCCGTGATTCGCAAGGTCATCGGGAAATTGCCCATCGAATGGGATGAAGACACGCTCGCGACCGACGATTTCACTGGCACGCCCCAAACCCAGGTGCCGGTGATGATCTACCCGAACCCGCTCAATCAAAACCGATATGTCGTTCTCAACAGCGGACCGACTTACCGTGAATATGCATACCTCAACAACGCCCGTCAGGTACCGATGTTGCCGGACTGGGCGATTGTCGATGTTACGGATTCCAAGTCCGAGGAGTGGCCGCTTTCACGGTGGCCCGGACAGATCACGCAGGCCGGTTTCTTCGATGAAAATTGGCGATTCCGTAAATCGACTGACTGA
- a CDS encoding succinylglutamate desuccinylase/aspartoacylase family protein, producing MVTEAWLELPVEVLHGPQDGPRVWLSAAVHGDELNGVEIIRQVLQKLDPKKLTGTVIATPIVNVFGFVSQSRYLPDRRDLNRSFPGTSKGSMAGRLANLFMTEIVRHCTHGIDLHTGSNHRTNLPQLRADLQQEATREFAEAFGAPVILDTHTRDGSLREAAHSLGIPVLVYEAGEPLRFDSEAISVGVKGILRALSSLGMITPPRKKAPVVQKFSRSKWTRAKRSGILRLEIQLGEEVVKKQRLGSIGDAFGAGESVVAANETGLIIGHVNNPLVHQGDAVVHIAY from the coding sequence ATGGTGACGGAAGCGTGGCTGGAGTTACCGGTCGAAGTGCTGCACGGACCGCAAGATGGTCCGCGGGTGTGGCTTAGTGCGGCTGTTCACGGGGATGAACTCAACGGTGTCGAGATCATCCGACAGGTCTTGCAAAAGCTTGATCCGAAGAAGCTCACAGGAACCGTCATCGCCACTCCGATTGTCAACGTGTTCGGGTTCGTCAGCCAATCTCGGTACTTACCCGACCGCCGTGATTTGAACCGCTCCTTCCCCGGAACTTCAAAAGGTTCTATGGCAGGGCGGTTAGCGAATTTGTTTATGACGGAGATCGTCCGGCATTGCACGCACGGGATCGATTTGCATACCGGCTCAAACCATCGCACGAATCTGCCCCAACTGCGAGCTGATCTTCAACAGGAAGCGACCCGCGAATTTGCCGAAGCGTTCGGTGCGCCGGTCATCTTGGACACGCACACCCGTGACGGGTCTCTCCGGGAAGCCGCACACAGCTTGGGGATTCCGGTGCTGGTCTACGAAGCGGGTGAGCCGCTTCGGTTCGATTCGGAGGCCATTTCCGTCGGTGTGAAAGGGATCTTACGAGCGTTGAGTTCACTCGGAATGATCACTCCCCCCCGCAAAAAAGCCCCGGTTGTCCAAAAGTTCTCTCGCAGTAAATGGACACGGGCGAAACGCAGTGGCATTCTGCGGTTGGAAATTCAACTTGGTGAGGAAGTCGTCAAGAAACAGCGACTTGGCTCAATCGGCGACGCCTTCGGTGCGGGCGAATCTGTTGTGGCAGCCAATGAAACCGGTCTGATCATTGGCCACGTCAACAATCCGCTCGTGCATCAAGGCGACGCCGTCGTGCACATCGCGTATTGA
- a CDS encoding rhodanese-like domain-containing protein: MSQDSSLHPLEVSCETVHQKLEAGEDILLVDCREQAEYDTVSIDSAVLLPMSEIQARLGELESQRDKEIVIHCHHGGRSMQVTAWLTQQGFANVKSMAGGIDRWAEVINPELPRY; encoded by the coding sequence ATGTCGCAAGACTCATCACTTCATCCGCTGGAAGTTAGTTGCGAAACTGTCCACCAGAAACTCGAAGCGGGAGAAGACATTCTTTTGGTGGATTGTCGCGAGCAGGCCGAATACGACACCGTCAGCATCGACTCGGCGGTGCTATTGCCCATGAGCGAGATTCAAGCCCGACTCGGCGAATTGGAATCACAACGTGACAAAGAAATTGTGATTCACTGTCATCACGGCGGTCGCAGCATGCAGGTGACGGCTTGGCTGACCCAGCAGGGGTTTGCCAACGTCAAAAGTATGGCAGGCGGGATTGACCGTTGGGCCGAAGTGATTAATCCCGAACTTCCGCGATATTAG
- a CDS encoding ferredoxin family protein: MTHVVAEPCFNCKYTDCVVVCPVECFYEGESMLYIHPDECIDCEACVPECPVEAIFHEDNLPEEWTDYTALNAELAPQTPVITEKKASLAETGGECASA; this comes from the coding sequence ATGACTCACGTTGTTGCCGAACCCTGCTTCAATTGTAAGTACACCGACTGCGTCGTCGTGTGCCCCGTGGAATGCTTCTACGAAGGCGAATCGATGCTGTACATCCATCCGGATGAATGCATCGACTGCGAAGCCTGCGTTCCGGAATGCCCTGTGGAAGCAATTTTCCACGAAGACAACCTTCCAGAAGAGTGGACCGACTACACAGCGTTGAACGCTGAACTCGCTCCGCAAACTCCGGTGATCACCGAAAAGAAAGCTTCGCTCGCTGAAACCGGCGGCGAGTGTGCGTCGGCCTAA
- a CDS encoding RNA polymerase sigma factor yields MALSENDRKLLQRCLANDPDAWKEFIDQHHGLFVHVIQHVAYSHSVRMSPEEIDDLCSEVFLQIVANDAAVLQQFRGRSSLQTYLTVIVRRIVVHEINRRHRPDSPAPSQNGNHSARLNSDSVTPGNRLENREEVQRLLAELSPEEARIVQLHYLEGKTYQEISQTLGVPFNSLGPILTRARERMRGNLGQ; encoded by the coding sequence GTGGCTTTGTCCGAAAATGATCGCAAGTTGCTACAGCGTTGTCTGGCTAACGATCCGGACGCTTGGAAGGAATTTATCGATCAGCATCATGGATTGTTCGTCCATGTCATCCAGCATGTTGCGTATTCCCATAGCGTGCGGATGTCTCCCGAGGAAATCGACGATTTGTGTTCGGAAGTGTTTTTGCAAATCGTTGCGAATGACGCAGCTGTGTTGCAGCAGTTCCGCGGTCGTAGTTCGCTGCAAACCTATCTGACCGTGATCGTCCGGCGGATTGTCGTCCACGAAATCAATCGTCGGCATCGCCCTGATTCGCCTGCTCCAAGCCAAAACGGTAATCATTCCGCCCGCCTCAACAGTGACAGTGTCACTCCTGGGAACCGGCTGGAGAACCGCGAGGAAGTTCAACGATTGCTCGCTGAACTCTCCCCGGAAGAAGCACGAATCGTCCAACTGCACTACTTGGAAGGCAAAACCTACCAGGAAATCAGCCAAACACTTGGTGTGCCGTTCAATTCTCTGGGTCCCATCTTGACCCGCGCCCGCGAACGCATGCGGGGCAACCTCGGACAGTAA
- the thiS gene encoding sulfur carrier protein ThiS — MEIVLNGENRSVSEGLTLADLVRELNMQPRFVAIECNTELVPRRNHAEHVLQPGDRVEIVTLVGGG; from the coding sequence GTGGAAATTGTTCTCAACGGGGAAAATCGTTCCGTCTCCGAAGGGCTGACTTTGGCCGACCTCGTCCGCGAGTTGAACATGCAACCTCGGTTCGTGGCTATCGAGTGCAACACGGAACTCGTTCCACGACGAAACCACGCCGAGCACGTCTTGCAACCTGGAGACCGCGTGGAGATTGTGACGCTCGTTGGTGGTGGTTAG
- a CDS encoding thiazole synthase, whose protein sequence is MTTATASTSDKLRLGSHEFSSRLIVGTGKYQTFELMQECLEASGAEVITVAVRRERLIDAEGRNILEYIDLDRYTILPNTAGCFNADDAVRVARLGREILEGLENPGADWVKLEVLGDTKTLLPDPVATLEATEKLVADGFQVLCYTSDDPVTADRLKKAGATCVMPAGSPIGSGQGILNPNNIRICLEYLKGDDPDYPVIVDAGVGTASDVAIAMELGCDGVLLNTGIAGAKDAATMAVAMKLACQAGHHAYQAGRIPKKLYATASSPDAGKIV, encoded by the coding sequence ATGACGACTGCAACCGCGTCGACTTCGGATAAACTTCGACTGGGTTCCCACGAGTTCTCCTCACGTTTGATCGTGGGAACAGGGAAGTACCAGACGTTCGAGCTGATGCAAGAATGCCTGGAAGCAAGTGGCGCGGAAGTCATTACCGTGGCGGTTCGTCGTGAACGCCTGATCGACGCGGAGGGTCGGAACATTCTGGAGTATATCGATCTCGATCGGTACACAATCCTTCCGAACACCGCCGGTTGCTTCAACGCCGATGATGCCGTTCGTGTGGCCCGACTCGGACGCGAGATTCTCGAAGGCCTGGAAAACCCCGGTGCGGATTGGGTGAAACTCGAAGTTCTCGGCGATACCAAGACACTCCTGCCAGACCCCGTTGCCACACTGGAAGCCACCGAAAAACTGGTCGCGGACGGCTTTCAAGTTCTGTGCTACACCAGCGACGATCCGGTGACAGCGGACCGTTTGAAGAAAGCGGGAGCCACGTGCGTGATGCCGGCGGGTAGTCCGATCGGCAGCGGGCAGGGGATTCTCAACCCGAACAACATCCGAATTTGCCTGGAATACCTCAAAGGTGACGACCCGGATTATCCCGTCATTGTCGATGCGGGCGTTGGCACGGCGAGTGATGTGGCGATCGCGATGGAGCTCGGCTGCGACGGCGTGTTACTAAACACGGGGATTGCAGGTGCGAAAGATGCCGCAACAATGGCCGTCGCGATGAAGCTTGCTTGTCAGGCCGGTCATCACGCCTACCAAGCGGGGCGGATTCCCAAGAAACTCTATGCCACCGCCAGCAGCCCCGACGCGGGCAAAATTGTTTGA
- the folE gene encoding GTP cyclohydrolase I FolE, which yields MNENVQDSDLDRQPPEATGDISAPSNSKVDHPRIERAVREILAAVGEDPDREGLLDTPARVARMYAELFSGLRTDPARHFKKVFQEEYDELVLVRDISFNSTCEHHLLPFMGVAHVGYIPRGKIAGLSKLARVVEEIAKRPQVQERMTHQIADLMNNELDPKGVIVVLEAEHTCMTIRGIRKPGSLTVTSAVRGLFKSNQSSRAEAMALITEHSRRS from the coding sequence GTGAACGAAAACGTCCAAGACTCCGATCTCGACCGGCAACCGCCCGAGGCGACAGGAGACATAAGTGCACCGTCGAACTCCAAGGTCGATCATCCGCGAATCGAACGGGCCGTGCGGGAAATTCTCGCCGCCGTCGGGGAAGATCCGGACCGTGAGGGCCTCCTCGACACACCAGCTCGTGTGGCACGGATGTACGCGGAGTTATTCTCTGGATTGCGAACCGACCCGGCTCGGCATTTCAAGAAAGTCTTTCAAGAAGAGTACGACGAACTGGTGCTCGTGCGGGACATTTCCTTCAACAGCACTTGCGAGCACCACCTGCTACCGTTCATGGGGGTGGCTCATGTCGGGTATATCCCGCGGGGAAAGATTGCCGGTTTGAGCAAACTGGCGCGGGTTGTCGAAGAAATCGCCAAACGTCCGCAGGTGCAAGAACGAATGACGCACCAAATTGCGGACCTGATGAACAACGAACTCGACCCGAAAGGCGTGATTGTCGTGCTGGAAGCCGAACACACCTGCATGACGATTCGCGGTATCCGCAAACCCGGCAGTTTGACCGTGACGAGCGCGGTCCGAGGGTTGTTTAAATCGAATCAGTCCAGCCGAGCCGAAGCGATGGCGTTGATCACCGAACACTCCCGCCGTTCATAA
- a CDS encoding metallophosphoesterase family protein, with amino-acid sequence MKLLVLADIHANWSALSALDESFDACFMVGDIVDYGADPAECIDWVRENATAWVRGNHDHAVAQRVAPLGGSGLRGLAAATRPQHWEVLDTKRLSFLAKMPVQQHVQFDGYTHFLVHATPRDPLDEYLGPDERQWRKRLADIEADYVYVGHTHMPFHLDLGDKQVINPGSIGQPRDGDPRASYVVIEDGRVEFRRFEYDVDAAVQRLRDVGVDGPPFELAEQILRTGGQAFPTPTNEPG; translated from the coding sequence ATGAAGTTACTTGTGTTGGCGGACATTCACGCCAATTGGTCGGCGCTTTCTGCGTTGGATGAATCGTTTGATGCTTGCTTCATGGTGGGAGACATCGTCGACTACGGGGCCGATCCGGCGGAGTGTATCGATTGGGTCCGCGAAAACGCGACCGCCTGGGTGCGGGGAAACCATGACCACGCGGTTGCCCAACGAGTTGCTCCGTTGGGTGGTTCGGGACTACGCGGATTGGCCGCCGCCACCCGACCGCAACATTGGGAAGTTCTCGACACCAAACGCCTGTCCTTCTTGGCGAAAATGCCGGTGCAACAGCATGTACAGTTTGACGGCTACACACATTTTCTCGTCCATGCCACGCCCCGCGATCCGCTCGATGAATATCTCGGCCCCGATGAACGCCAATGGCGAAAACGCTTAGCCGACATCGAAGCCGACTATGTCTACGTGGGGCATACGCATATGCCGTTTCATCTCGATCTCGGTGACAAGCAGGTCATCAATCCCGGTAGTATCGGACAACCGCGAGACGGTGATCCCCGCGCGTCCTATGTGGTGATTGAAGACGGCCGTGTCGAGTTTCGTCGGTTCGAATACGACGTTGATGCCGCAGTTCAGCGTCTCAGGGATGTCGGTGTGGATGGCCCTCCATTCGAACTGGCCGAGCAAATCCTGCGAACCGGCGGGCAAGCGTTTCCGACACCGACGAACGAACCTGGGTAG